One window of the Eucalyptus grandis isolate ANBG69807.140 chromosome 8, ASM1654582v1, whole genome shotgun sequence genome contains the following:
- the LOC104456785 gene encoding nucleolar protein 16, translating to MGRSRRKYKKSRPKVQVGLPKKNPRVVKAAFNLPPKLRSFIRDSVSAGGGGGVEWDDMGSVLRNYKSFGVVSNPNLLGVRSRNAHTVESGALQVPPPRPSSDEAAGAAEAAEGDLIDSGSDLEEDDLKSALGKKRRDGKSAPPQPLTAMQRVHIGRLIEKHADNYEAMFRDMKLNAMQHSVATLEKLCKRYHMYKDKNPLLSR from the exons atggggaggTCGAGGAGGAAGTACAAGAAATCGCGGCCGAAGGTCCAGGTCGGCCTCCCGAAGAAGAACCCCCGGGTCGTCAAGGCCGCCTTCAACCTCCCCCCGAAGCTGCGCTCCTTCATCCGCGACTCCGTctccgccggcggcggcggcggcgtcgagtGGGACGACATGGGGAGCGTCCTCCGGAACTACAAGTCCTTCGGCGTCGTCTCCAACCCTAACCTGCTCGGCGTCCGCTCCCGCAACGCCCACACCGTGGAGAGCGGCGCCCTCCAGGTCCCGCCTCCCCGGCCCTCCTCCGACGAGGCCGCCGGAGCCGCCGAAGCCGCCGAGGGCGACCTCATCGACTCGGGCAGCGATCTCGAAGAAGACG ATTTGAAATCAgctcttggaaagaaaagaagagatggCAAATCTGCACCTCCGCAGCCATTGACTGCCATGCAGCGTGTTCACATTGGGCGGCTGATTGAGAAACACGCAGATAACTATGAG GCCATGTTCAGGGATATGAAGTTGAATGCGATGCAGCATTCAGTTGCGACTTTGGAGAAGCTGTGCAAAAGATATCACATGTATAAAGATAAGAATCCTTTACTTTCTCGTTAG
- the LOC104456786 gene encoding desiccation-related protein PCC13-62-like: MKASYFCVVFLLPFFLKLGSVTAGHAYCGPIPATDAELIHVAMNLEFLEAEFFLYGALGKGLDSVAPYLALGGPPPIGGKKANLDPLVQQIIEEFGYEEVGHLRAIYTTVGGIQRPLIDISAKKFAMIVDSALGHRLWPPFDPYLSSVNYLLASYLIPYVGLTGYVGTIPNLSNYTTKALVAGLLGVESGQDAVIRALLYERAHEKVVPYDVTVVEFTNLFSIRRNKLGMCGIKDEGIIVPPVLGAEQRIDTNVLSSNKASLSYPRTPQEVLRVVYGTGNEHVPGRYFPHGANGEVARRFLEKKA, encoded by the exons ATGAAAGCCTCGTACTTCTGTGtcgtctttcttcttcctttcttcctaaAACTCGGCTCAGTCACTGCTGGCCATGCTTACTGCGGGCCTATCCCCGCTACTGACGCGGAGCTGATCCACGTCGCGATGAACTTGGAGTTCTTGGAGGCCGAGTTCTTCCTCTACGGCGCGCTTGGCAAAGGGCTCGACAGCGTCGCGCCTTACCTGGCTCTGGGCGGCCCACCCCCCATTGGCGGCAAGAAGGCCAACCTCGACCCTCTCGTGCAGCAGATCATTGAGGAGTTTGGTTACGAGGAAGTCGGCCATCTCAG GGCAATTTATACAACAGTAGGTGGAATTCAAAGGCCGCTAATAGACATCAGTGCTAAGAAGTTTGCCATGATAGTGGATTCAGCTCTTGGGCACAGATTGTGGCCTCCGTTTGACCCATACCTGTCGTCGGTCAACTATCTCTTGGCTTCGTATCTCATCCCCTACGTGGGATTAACTGGTTATGTTGGTACCATCCCCAACCTTTCCAACTACACCACCAAAGCC CTAGTGGCCGGGCTCCTGGGAGTGGAATCCGGTCAAGATGCGGTGATTCGGGCGCTACTCTACGAGCGGGCCCATGAGAAGGTCGTGCCGTACGACGTCACGGTGGTGGAGTTCACCAACTTGTTCTCCATCCGGAGGAACAAGCTCGGCATGTGTGGGATCAAGGACGAGGGCATCATCGTACCCCCGGTGCTCGGCGCCGAGCAGCGAATCGACACCAACGTGCTGTCCTCGAACAAGGCGTCCCTGTCTTATCCGAGGACGCCGCAGGAGGTCCTAAGGGTCGTGTACGGGACGGGGAACGAGCATGTCCCCGGCAGGTACTTCCCTCACGGCGCGAATGGAGAGGTCGCCAGGAGATTCTTGGAGAAGAAAGCTTAG
- the LOC104456787 gene encoding thiamine pyrophosphokinase 1 isoform X2 has translation MDVMRHCSSFLLPATSTAADSDGVGGTAAPPPAYALVLLNQRLPRFAPLLWQHAQVRMCADGGANRVYDEMPDLFPDEDASAIRNRYKPEAIRGDMDSIRPEVMDFYRTLLCILVAGALGGRFDHEIGNINVLCRFSDTRIILISDDCLIQLLPRTHRHEIHILSSVEGPHCGLIPIGMPSKSTTTTGLKWDLADTEMKFGGLISTSNIAKEETVTVRSDSDLLWTISIKKPGFASQHEVHKKSI, from the exons ATGGACGTCATGCGCCActgctcctccttcctcctcccggccacctccaccgccgccgACAGCGACGGCGTCGGCGGCACGGCGGCGCCCCCTCCGGCTTACGCGCTCGTCTTGCTCAACCAGCGGCTCCCGCGGTTCGCTCCCCTGCTCTGGCAGCACG CGCAGGTACGTATGTGCGCGGACGGGGGCGCGAACCGCGTGTACGACGAAATGCCCGACTTGTTCCCGGACGAGGACGCTTCCGCTATCAGAAACAG GTACAAACCTGAAGCCATAAGAGGAGATATGGATTCGATTCGGCCAGAAGTAATGGATTTTTACAGAACGCTG CTTTGTATTCTTGTTGCTGGAGCACTTGGTGGACGATTTGACCATGAGATTGGAAACATTAATGTGCTATGTCGTTTCTCAGACACGCGAATTATCCTTATTTCGGATGATTGCCTAATACAATTGCTTCCGAGGACTCACCGTCATGAGATTCATATTTTATCATCTGTTGAGGGTCCACATTGTGGACTCATTCCTATCGGGATGCCTTCCAAAAGTACTACAACAACAGGTCTCAAGTGGGATCTCG CTGACACTGAGATGAAGTTTGGTGGCTTAATAAGCACATCCAACATTGCCAAAGAGGAGACAGTTACCGTTCGTTCTGATTCAGATCTTCTTTGGACAATATCCATTAAAAAGCCTGGATTTGCCTCTCAGCATGAGGTGCACAAGAAATCTATCTAG
- the LOC104456787 gene encoding thiamine pyrophosphokinase 1 isoform X1 translates to MDVMRHCSSFLLPATSTAADSDGVGGTAAPPPAYALVLLNQRLPRFAPLLWQHAQVRMCADGGANRVYDEMPDLFPDEDASAIRNRYKPEAIRGDMDSIRPEVMDFYRTLGTKILDESHDQDTTDLHKCVSYIRDSTPELNNSNLCILVAGALGGRFDHEIGNINVLCRFSDTRIILISDDCLIQLLPRTHRHEIHILSSVEGPHCGLIPIGMPSKSTTTTGLKWDLADTEMKFGGLISTSNIAKEETVTVRSDSDLLWTISIKKPGFASQHEVHKKSI, encoded by the exons ATGGACGTCATGCGCCActgctcctccttcctcctcccggccacctccaccgccgccgACAGCGACGGCGTCGGCGGCACGGCGGCGCCCCCTCCGGCTTACGCGCTCGTCTTGCTCAACCAGCGGCTCCCGCGGTTCGCTCCCCTGCTCTGGCAGCACG CGCAGGTACGTATGTGCGCGGACGGGGGCGCGAACCGCGTGTACGACGAAATGCCCGACTTGTTCCCGGACGAGGACGCTTCCGCTATCAGAAACAG GTACAAACCTGAAGCCATAAGAGGAGATATGGATTCGATTCGGCCAGAAGTAATGGATTTTTACAGAACGCTG ggaacaaaaattttagatGAATCTCATGATCAAGACACTACCGATCTTCACAAGTGTGTGTCATACATCCGTGATTCTACACCTGAGCTAAATAATTCTAAT CTTTGTATTCTTGTTGCTGGAGCACTTGGTGGACGATTTGACCATGAGATTGGAAACATTAATGTGCTATGTCGTTTCTCAGACACGCGAATTATCCTTATTTCGGATGATTGCCTAATACAATTGCTTCCGAGGACTCACCGTCATGAGATTCATATTTTATCATCTGTTGAGGGTCCACATTGTGGACTCATTCCTATCGGGATGCCTTCCAAAAGTACTACAACAACAGGTCTCAAGTGGGATCTCG CTGACACTGAGATGAAGTTTGGTGGCTTAATAAGCACATCCAACATTGCCAAAGAGGAGACAGTTACCGTTCGTTCTGATTCAGATCTTCTTTGGACAATATCCATTAAAAAGCCTGGATTTGCCTCTCAGCATGAGGTGCACAAGAAATCTATCTAG
- the LOC104456787 gene encoding thiamine pyrophosphokinase 1 isoform X3: MCADGGANRVYDEMPDLFPDEDASAIRNRYKPEAIRGDMDSIRPEVMDFYRTLGTKILDESHDQDTTDLHKCVSYIRDSTPELNNSNLCILVAGALGGRFDHEIGNINVLCRFSDTRIILISDDCLIQLLPRTHRHEIHILSSVEGPHCGLIPIGMPSKSTTTTGLKWDLADTEMKFGGLISTSNIAKEETVTVRSDSDLLWTISIKKPGFASQHEVHKKSI, encoded by the exons ATGTGCGCGGACGGGGGCGCGAACCGCGTGTACGACGAAATGCCCGACTTGTTCCCGGACGAGGACGCTTCCGCTATCAGAAACAG GTACAAACCTGAAGCCATAAGAGGAGATATGGATTCGATTCGGCCAGAAGTAATGGATTTTTACAGAACGCTG ggaacaaaaattttagatGAATCTCATGATCAAGACACTACCGATCTTCACAAGTGTGTGTCATACATCCGTGATTCTACACCTGAGCTAAATAATTCTAAT CTTTGTATTCTTGTTGCTGGAGCACTTGGTGGACGATTTGACCATGAGATTGGAAACATTAATGTGCTATGTCGTTTCTCAGACACGCGAATTATCCTTATTTCGGATGATTGCCTAATACAATTGCTTCCGAGGACTCACCGTCATGAGATTCATATTTTATCATCTGTTGAGGGTCCACATTGTGGACTCATTCCTATCGGGATGCCTTCCAAAAGTACTACAACAACAGGTCTCAAGTGGGATCTCG CTGACACTGAGATGAAGTTTGGTGGCTTAATAAGCACATCCAACATTGCCAAAGAGGAGACAGTTACCGTTCGTTCTGATTCAGATCTTCTTTGGACAATATCCATTAAAAAGCCTGGATTTGCCTCTCAGCATGAGGTGCACAAGAAATCTATCTAG